In the bacterium genome, ACGCAGGGCAAGCGCGAGGATGTGGCCGGCCCGGTCAACCCCGCGATGATCGACTATCAGCGCCGGCTCGAAATGAACCTCGAAAACCGCATTCACGAATTGCTGGCGCGCGTGGTCGGGCCGGAAAAGGTCAGCACCAAGGTGACGGCGATGCTCGATTTCCGCCAGGTGACGAAGGTCGAGGAGGTTTACGATCCGGACAGCCAGGTGGCGCGCAGCGAACATCTCACCAACGAGTCCAACACGGGCACCGAGGAATCGACCGCGGGCGGCGCGCCGGGCATCGACGCGAACGTGCCGAACGACTCCTACAACGAAGGTAGCCGGAACTCGTCGGCCGCGGAGAAAAAACGCGAGACGATCAACTACGAAATCAGCAAGGTGACAAGCCAGATCAGCGAGCCGGTCGGCGAGATCAAGCGCCTTTCGGTCGCCGTGATGGTCGACGGCACGTACGCCGCGGTCGAGGAAGACGGCAAGACGACGAAGACCTACGTCAAACGCACGCCGGAAGAGATGGCGACGATCACGGAGCTCGTCAAGAAGGCGATCGGTTTCAACGAGACGCGCGGCGACCAGCTCGAAGTGGCCAACGTCGCCTTCCAGTCCGAATTCGAGGAGCCGAATTTCGACGAAGGCGGCGTCACGGCCGACCTCGTGCGCACGATCGTGAACTACGTGCTCTACGGCGTGCTCCTTCTGATCGTCGCGATCATGGGCTTGCGTCTCGTGCGCTTCCTGACCGCGGGACCGGCGCCGGCGGAGCTGACCGAGTTTGCCGGCATGTTGCCCGCGGGGCTCGACGAGATGGAGCGCCGCCTGTCCGGCGGCGCGGAAACCTCGCGCCTTCGCTTGCCGGCGGGCGATGACGGCGACGAGGCGCCGCGCGAGCCCGGCGAGTCGGAGCGCGACCGCATGAAAAAGCTCTCCGATCAGCGAAAGCTTCTGATCGATAACGCCAGCAAGGATCAAAAGGCCGTGACGCTGATGGTCCGCAAGTGGTTGAAGGAGCAGATCTGATGTCGCTCCATGCCGACAATTTCGGGCACGACCTTTCCGGGCCGCAGAAGGCCGCGGCCCTGCTGATGTTCCTCGGCGAGGAGGTATCCGCCGAGGTGATG is a window encoding:
- the fliF gene encoding flagellar M-ring protein FliF yields the protein MADRQPMLAQLQNLFSGLSWGKKISFAIFLALGVGLFLGVVKFAGQPQFRLLYSDLAAEDLSAIVEKLKTDRVPYQIGAAGDSISVPEDRFYETRMALATDGLPRGGSMGFEIFDRKSAGMTEFEQRINFLRAMQGELERTISQIAAIDRARVHVAIPKETLFKEDKRDATASVIVKLKPNARLTEEEIDGIANLVAGSVDGLDAGNVNLMDQRGKILTQGKREDVAGPVNPAMIDYQRRLEMNLENRIHELLARVVGPEKVSTKVTAMLDFRQVTKVEEVYDPDSQVARSEHLTNESNTGTEESTAGGAPGIDANVPNDSYNEGSRNSSAAEKKRETINYEISKVTSQISEPVGEIKRLSVAVMVDGTYAAVEEDGKTTKTYVKRTPEEMATITELVKKAIGFNETRGDQLEVANVAFQSEFEEPNFDEGGVTADLVRTIVNYVLYGVLLLIVAIMGLRLVRFLTAGPAPAELTEFAGMLPAGLDEMERRLSGGAETSRLRLPAGDDGDEAPREPGESERDRMKKLSDQRKLLIDNASKDQKAVTLMVRKWLKEQI